A genome region from Hevea brasiliensis isolate MT/VB/25A 57/8 chromosome 9, ASM3005281v1, whole genome shotgun sequence includes the following:
- the LOC110645707 gene encoding pentatricopeptide repeat-containing protein At5g15300: MLFHSMIRKRTNDISTTRHRRLSLWQNCTNLRCLKQIHASLITKGFNSCSSALRELIFASAVALSGSIDYAHQMFAQIAEPDIFMWNTMMRGSAQSQNPSKTILLYLQMESRGVKPDKCTFSFLLKACTRLGWRNTGLCIHGKVAKYGFEENMFVRSTLIHHHAKCGDLGIARSIFDDFTERDVVAWSALITGYARRGQLTIARQLFDEMPMKDLVAWNVMITSYAKIGKMECARRLFDEVPKRDVVTWNAMIAGYVLCGENEQALLMYEEMRSVGERPDEVTMLSLLSACADLGDLEVGMKVHISILKMSSGDLSVLLGNALIYMYAKCGSIERALEVFRGMREKDVSTWNSVIVGLAFHGHAEESINLFAKMQKSKNFCPNEITFVGVLVACSHAGKVKEGRQYYNLMKDDYNIEPNLGHYGCMVDLLGRAGLLNDAFEFIENMKIEPNAVIWRILLGACRIYGNVKLGRHAHEKLLEMRRDKKGDYLLLSNIYAALGEWDGAQNVRKLMDNSGVREKPGCSLIEADESARLPFLFDSEYKLNLRNQIPCAVSW; encoded by the coding sequence ATGCTGTTTCATTCCATGATAAGGAAGAGAACTAATGACATTAGCACCACCCGCCATCGGCGGTTAAGCCTATGGCAAAACTGCACTAATCTTCGCTGTTTAAAACAAATTCATGCTTCCCTTATCACTAAAGGCTTCAATTCATGCTCATCCGCCTTAAGGGAGCTCATATTTGCCTCCGCGGTTGCTCTTTCTGGCAGCATAGACTATGCCCACCAAATGTTCGCTCAAATTGCCGAACCGGACATCTTTATGTGGAACACTATGATGAGAGGCTCAGCTCAAAGTCAAAATCCTTCAAAAACAATTCTACTCTATTTACAGATGGAAAGTCGTGGTGTAAAGCCTGATAAGTGCACGTTTTCTTTCTTGCTTAAGGCTTGTACTAGGCTCGGATGGAGAAATACAGGTCTTTGTATTCATGGGAAGGTTGCCAAATATGGGTTTGAAGAAAATATGTTTGTAAGGAGTACCCTTATCCATCATCATGCTAAATGTGGAGATTTGGGAATAGCTAGATCAATTTTTGATGATTTCACCGAAAGGGATGTTGTTGCTTGGTCTGCTTTAATTACAGGTTATGCAAGGAGAGGGCAGTTGACAATAGCAAGGCAGTTGTTTGATGAAATGCCAATGAAAGATTTGGTTGCTTGGAATGTGATGATTACATCATATGCTAAGATAGGGAAGATGGAGTGTGCAAGGAGACTCTTTGATGAGGTTCCTAAAAGGGATGTTGTCACCTGGAATGCAATGATTGCAGGGTATGTGCTTTGTGGGGAGAATGAGCAAGCATTGCTAATGTATGAGGAGATGAGAAGCGTGGGAGAGCGACCAGATGAGGTCACTATGCTGAGTCTTTTGTCCGCCTGCGCAGATTTAGGAGATTTGGAGGTTGGCATGAAGGTGCACATCTCAATTTTGAAAATGAGCTCAGGAGATCTGAGTGTCTTACTTGGGAATGCACTTATATACATGTATGCTAAGTGTGGAAGTATTGAGAGAGCACTTGAAGTGTTCAGAGGGATGAGGGAGAAAGATGTTTCCACATGGAATTCAGTTATAGTAGGTTTGGCATTTCATGGCCATGCTGAGGAGTCGATCAATTTGTTTGCAAAGATGCAGAAGTCGAAAAATTTCTGCCCAAATGAAATCACTTTTGTTGGAGTGCTAGTTGCTTGTAGTCATGCTGGTAAAGTTAAAGAGGGGCGTCAATATTATAATCTTATGAAAGATGATTATAATATAGAGCCAAATTTAGGGCACTATGGGTGTATGGTGGATCTTTTAGGGCGTGCAGGGCTATTGAATGATGCATTTGAGTTCATAGAAAATATGAAGATTGAACCTAATGCTGTAATTTGGAGGATTCTGCTGGGGGCTTGTAGAATATATGGAAACGTTAAGCTGGGCAGGCATGCACATGAGAAACTACTTGAAATGAGGAGGGATAAGAAGGGGGATTATCTGTTACTTTCCAATATATATGCTGCATTAGGTGAGTGGGATGGGGCTCAGAACGTGAGGAAGTTAATGGACAATAGTGGAGTGAGGGAAAAGCCTGGCTGTAGCCTAATTGAAGCAGATGAAAGTGCTCGTCTGCCATTTTTGTTTGATTCTGAATACAAGTTAAATTTGAGAAATCAAATACCATGTGCTGTATCTTGGTAA
- the LOC110645716 gene encoding pentatricopeptide repeat-containing protein At5g15300 isoform X3, with translation MIRKRTNDRSTNRQQWSSLWQNCTNLPSLKQIHASLITKGFNSCSSALRELIFASAIAVSGTMDYAHQLFAQIAEPDIFMWNTMMRGYARRGQLSVARQLFDEMPVKDLVAWNVMITAYVKKGEMKCARRLFDEVPKRDVVTWNVMIAGYVLCGENRQALEMFEEMRGVGEQPDEVTMLSLLSACTDLGDLDVGMKVHRSILEMSLGDLSVLLGNALIYMYAKCGSIERALEVFRGMREKDVSTWNSVIVGLAFHGHAEESINLFAEMRRLKNISPNEITFVGVLVACSHAGKVEGGRQYFNLMKDVYGIEPNVRHYGCMVDLLGRAGLLNDAFEFIENMNIEPNAVIWRTLLGACRIHGNVELGRLANEKLLEMRRDESGDYVLLSNIYASVGEWDGVQKVRNLMDDSGVRKEPGCSIIEADEEKALMQFLFDSKRKLNSRNQIS, from the exons ATGATAAGGAAGAGAACTAACGACAGGAGCACCAATCGCCAGCAGTGGTCAAGTCTATGGCAAAACTGTACAAACCTTCCCTCCCTAAAGCAAATTCATGCTTCCCTTATCACCAAAGGCTTCAATTCATGCTCATCAGCCTTAAGAGAACTCATATTCGCAAGTGCCATTGCTGTTTCTGGCACCATGGACTATGCCCATCAACTGTTCGCTCAAATTGCAGAACCGGATATCTTCATGTGGAACACGATGATGAGAG GTTATGCAAGGAGAGGGCAGTTGAGCGTGGCGAGACAGCTGTTTGATGAAATGCCAGTTAAGGATTTGGTTGCTTGGAATGTGATGATTACAGCATATGTTAAGAAAGGGGAGATGAAGTGTGCGAGGAGACTCTTTGATGAGGTTCCTAAAAGGGATGTTGTGACTTGGAATGTGATGATTGCAGGATATGTGCTTTGTGGGGAGAACAGGCAGGCACTGGAAATGTTTGAGGAGATGAGAGGTGTAGGAGAGCAGCCAGATGAGGTCACTATGCTGAGTCTTTTGTCAGCTTGCACAGATTTGGGTGATTTGGATGTTGGCATGAAGGTCCATCGCTCAATTTTGGAGATGAGTTTAGGAGATCTGAGTGTATTACTAGGGAATGCCCTTATATACATGTACGCCAAGTGTGGGAGTATTGAACGAGCACTTGAAGTGTTCAGAGGGATGAGGGAGAAAGATGTTTCAACGTGGAATTCAGTTATAGTAGGTTTGGCTTTTCATGGCCACGCTGAGGAGTCGATCAATTTGTTTGCAGAGATGCGAAGGTTAAAAAATATCAGCCCAAATGAAATTACTTTTGTTGGAGTGCTAGTTGCTTGCAGTCATGCTGGTAAAGTTGAAGGGGGGCGTCAATATTTTAATCTTATGAAAGATGTGTATGGCATAGAGCCAAATGTAAGACACTATGGGTGTATGGTGGATCTTTTAGGGCGTGCAGGGCTATTGAATGATGCATTTGAGTTCATAGAAAATATGAATATTGAACCTAATGCTGTAATTTGGAGGACTCTACTGGGGGCTTGTAGAATACATGGAAATGTTGAGCTGGGTAGGCTTGCAAATGAGAAACTACTTGAGATGAGAAGGGATGAGAGTGGGGATTATGTGTTACTTTCCAACATATATGCTTCAGTAGGTGAGTGGGATGGGGTTCAGAAGGTTAGGAACTTAATGGATGATAGTGGAGTGAGGAAAGAACCTGGCTGTAGCATAATTGAAGCAGATGAAGAAAAAGCTCTCATGCAATTTTTGTTTGATTCAAAGCGCAAGTTAAACTCGAGAAATCAAATATCATGA
- the LOC110645716 gene encoding pentatricopeptide repeat-containing protein At5g15300 isoform X2: protein MIRKRTNDRSTNRQQWSSLWQNCTNLPSLKQIHASLITKGFNSCSSALRELIFASAIAVSGTMDYAHQLFAQIAEPDIFMWNTMMRGSAQSHNPLKAISLYSHMERSGYARRGQLSVARQLFDEMPVKDLVAWNVMITAYVKKGEMKCARRLFDEVPKRDVVTWNVMIAGYVLCGENRQALEMFEEMRGVGEQPDEVTMLSLLSACTDLGDLDVGMKVHRSILEMSLGDLSVLLGNALIYMYAKCGSIERALEVFRGMREKDVSTWNSVIVGLAFHGHAEESINLFAEMRRLKNISPNEITFVGVLVACSHAGKVEGGRQYFNLMKDVYGIEPNVRHYGCMVDLLGRAGLLNDAFEFIENMNIEPNAVIWRTLLGACRIHGNVELGRLANEKLLEMRRDESGDYVLLSNIYASVGEWDGVQKVRNLMDDSGVRKEPGCSIIEADEEKALMQFLFDSKRKLNSRNQIS from the exons ATGATAAGGAAGAGAACTAACGACAGGAGCACCAATCGCCAGCAGTGGTCAAGTCTATGGCAAAACTGTACAAACCTTCCCTCCCTAAAGCAAATTCATGCTTCCCTTATCACCAAAGGCTTCAATTCATGCTCATCAGCCTTAAGAGAACTCATATTCGCAAGTGCCATTGCTGTTTCTGGCACCATGGACTATGCCCATCAACTGTTCGCTCAAATTGCAGAACCGGATATCTTCATGTGGAACACGATGATGAGAGGTTCAGCTCAAAGTCATAACCCTTTAAAAGCAATTTCACTCTATTCCCATATGGAGAGAAGTG GTTATGCAAGGAGAGGGCAGTTGAGCGTGGCGAGACAGCTGTTTGATGAAATGCCAGTTAAGGATTTGGTTGCTTGGAATGTGATGATTACAGCATATGTTAAGAAAGGGGAGATGAAGTGTGCGAGGAGACTCTTTGATGAGGTTCCTAAAAGGGATGTTGTGACTTGGAATGTGATGATTGCAGGATATGTGCTTTGTGGGGAGAACAGGCAGGCACTGGAAATGTTTGAGGAGATGAGAGGTGTAGGAGAGCAGCCAGATGAGGTCACTATGCTGAGTCTTTTGTCAGCTTGCACAGATTTGGGTGATTTGGATGTTGGCATGAAGGTCCATCGCTCAATTTTGGAGATGAGTTTAGGAGATCTGAGTGTATTACTAGGGAATGCCCTTATATACATGTACGCCAAGTGTGGGAGTATTGAACGAGCACTTGAAGTGTTCAGAGGGATGAGGGAGAAAGATGTTTCAACGTGGAATTCAGTTATAGTAGGTTTGGCTTTTCATGGCCACGCTGAGGAGTCGATCAATTTGTTTGCAGAGATGCGAAGGTTAAAAAATATCAGCCCAAATGAAATTACTTTTGTTGGAGTGCTAGTTGCTTGCAGTCATGCTGGTAAAGTTGAAGGGGGGCGTCAATATTTTAATCTTATGAAAGATGTGTATGGCATAGAGCCAAATGTAAGACACTATGGGTGTATGGTGGATCTTTTAGGGCGTGCAGGGCTATTGAATGATGCATTTGAGTTCATAGAAAATATGAATATTGAACCTAATGCTGTAATTTGGAGGACTCTACTGGGGGCTTGTAGAATACATGGAAATGTTGAGCTGGGTAGGCTTGCAAATGAGAAACTACTTGAGATGAGAAGGGATGAGAGTGGGGATTATGTGTTACTTTCCAACATATATGCTTCAGTAGGTGAGTGGGATGGGGTTCAGAAGGTTAGGAACTTAATGGATGATAGTGGAGTGAGGAAAGAACCTGGCTGTAGCATAATTGAAGCAGATGAAGAAAAAGCTCTCATGCAATTTTTGTTTGATTCAAAGCGCAAGTTAAACTCGAGAAATCAAATATCATGA
- the LOC110645716 gene encoding pentatricopeptide repeat-containing protein At5g15300 isoform X1 produces MIRKRTNDRSTNRQQWSSLWQNCTNLPSLKQIHASLITKGFNSCSSALRELIFASAIAVSGTMDYAHQLFAQIAEPDIFMWNTMMRGSAQSHNPLKAISLYSHMERSGMKADKFTFSFLLKACTRLQWRKTGFCIHGKVVKYGFHENKFVRNTLIYHHANCGDLGIARAIFDNSGESDIVAWSALTAGYARRGQLSVARQLFDEMPVKDLVAWNVMITAYVKKGEMKCARRLFDEVPKRDVVTWNVMIAGYVLCGENRQALEMFEEMRGVGEQPDEVTMLSLLSACTDLGDLDVGMKVHRSILEMSLGDLSVLLGNALIYMYAKCGSIERALEVFRGMREKDVSTWNSVIVGLAFHGHAEESINLFAEMRRLKNISPNEITFVGVLVACSHAGKVEGGRQYFNLMKDVYGIEPNVRHYGCMVDLLGRAGLLNDAFEFIENMNIEPNAVIWRTLLGACRIHGNVELGRLANEKLLEMRRDESGDYVLLSNIYASVGEWDGVQKVRNLMDDSGVRKEPGCSIIEADEEKALMQFLFDSKRKLNSRNQIS; encoded by the coding sequence ATGATAAGGAAGAGAACTAACGACAGGAGCACCAATCGCCAGCAGTGGTCAAGTCTATGGCAAAACTGTACAAACCTTCCCTCCCTAAAGCAAATTCATGCTTCCCTTATCACCAAAGGCTTCAATTCATGCTCATCAGCCTTAAGAGAACTCATATTCGCAAGTGCCATTGCTGTTTCTGGCACCATGGACTATGCCCATCAACTGTTCGCTCAAATTGCAGAACCGGATATCTTCATGTGGAACACGATGATGAGAGGTTCAGCTCAAAGTCATAACCCTTTAAAAGCAATTTCACTCTATTCCCATATGGAGAGAAGTGGTATGAAGGCTGATAAGTTCACGTTTTCGTTCTTGCTTAAGGCTTGTACCAGGCTTCAATGGAGAAAAACGGGTTTTTGTATTCATGGAAAGGTCGTCAAATATGGGTTTCATGAAAATAAGTTTGTGAGAAATACCCTTATTTATCATCATGCTAATTGTGGGGATTTGGGGATAGCTAGAGCCATTTTTGATAATTCGGGAGAAAGTGATATTGTTGCTTGGTCTGCTTTAACTGCAGGTTATGCAAGGAGAGGGCAGTTGAGCGTGGCGAGACAGCTGTTTGATGAAATGCCAGTTAAGGATTTGGTTGCTTGGAATGTGATGATTACAGCATATGTTAAGAAAGGGGAGATGAAGTGTGCGAGGAGACTCTTTGATGAGGTTCCTAAAAGGGATGTTGTGACTTGGAATGTGATGATTGCAGGATATGTGCTTTGTGGGGAGAACAGGCAGGCACTGGAAATGTTTGAGGAGATGAGAGGTGTAGGAGAGCAGCCAGATGAGGTCACTATGCTGAGTCTTTTGTCAGCTTGCACAGATTTGGGTGATTTGGATGTTGGCATGAAGGTCCATCGCTCAATTTTGGAGATGAGTTTAGGAGATCTGAGTGTATTACTAGGGAATGCCCTTATATACATGTACGCCAAGTGTGGGAGTATTGAACGAGCACTTGAAGTGTTCAGAGGGATGAGGGAGAAAGATGTTTCAACGTGGAATTCAGTTATAGTAGGTTTGGCTTTTCATGGCCACGCTGAGGAGTCGATCAATTTGTTTGCAGAGATGCGAAGGTTAAAAAATATCAGCCCAAATGAAATTACTTTTGTTGGAGTGCTAGTTGCTTGCAGTCATGCTGGTAAAGTTGAAGGGGGGCGTCAATATTTTAATCTTATGAAAGATGTGTATGGCATAGAGCCAAATGTAAGACACTATGGGTGTATGGTGGATCTTTTAGGGCGTGCAGGGCTATTGAATGATGCATTTGAGTTCATAGAAAATATGAATATTGAACCTAATGCTGTAATTTGGAGGACTCTACTGGGGGCTTGTAGAATACATGGAAATGTTGAGCTGGGTAGGCTTGCAAATGAGAAACTACTTGAGATGAGAAGGGATGAGAGTGGGGATTATGTGTTACTTTCCAACATATATGCTTCAGTAGGTGAGTGGGATGGGGTTCAGAAGGTTAGGAACTTAATGGATGATAGTGGAGTGAGGAAAGAACCTGGCTGTAGCATAATTGAAGCAGATGAAGAAAAAGCTCTCATGCAATTTTTGTTTGATTCAAAGCGCAAGTTAAACTCGAGAAATCAAATATCATGA
- the LOC110645711 gene encoding casparian strip membrane protein 5-like — protein sequence MMEMEGQAEGSISNPRHGVSIIDFILSVVAVVGTLGSAILMAATHEILPFSTEFVRLGAEYDDLPTFTHKFEQVFCGRQFHCKRLSAPLPLSIFNIVRSNAKYNRNIFIIFDSAIMALLSAGASAAAAAIVYLAHKGNVRANWFDICQQFNSFCEHIYSSLIGSFIGIAAFILLILLSTVVLCQ from the exons ATGATGGAAATGGAAGGTCAGGCCGAGGGTTCAATTTCCAACCCAAGACATGGGGTGTCTATAATAGACTTCATCCTGAGTGTAGTTGCAGTTGTTGGTACACTTGGAAGTGCAATTCTCATGGCTGCTACTCATGAAATACTTCCTTTCTCCACAGAGTTTGTTCGATTAGGAGCCGAGTACGATGATCTTCCAACATTCAC acatAAATTTGAACAGGTTTTTTGCGGTCGTCAATTTCATTGTAAGCGGCTCTCTGCTCCTCTCCCACTTTCTATCTTCAACATTGTGAGAAGCAATGCAAAATATAATAGAAATATCTTCATCATATTTGACTCG GCAATCATGGCTCTTTTAAGTGCTGGAGcatcagcagcagcagcagctatTGTATACTTGGCTCACAAGGGGAATGTTAGGGCAAACTGGTTTGATATCTGCCAacaattcaattctttctgcgaGCACATCTATAGCTCTTTGATCGGATCCTTTATAGGAATAGCTGCGTTCATACTGCTTATCTTGCTGTCCACTGTGGTCCTTTGCCAGTGA
- the LOC110645714 gene encoding pentatricopeptide repeat-containing protein At5g15280, mitochondrial, whose product MSRKTTTILCNHRLQFLFSLNPGKSHIKQVSSVFSVKSHCFSTTSLTDPSLSSTSTAHQTNKTHIDLSPINCNGIAQFLIFKCPQFFDKGKSERENFAKVASLKELLVDISDLIPDVTRRFRRILILKPEDVLEILLGFQLECERVAIEGTKVESLWRLFKWASDQDKCFKHLPKSYEVMASVLFQYGMLRELQLLLLAMERQGILLDNNEIFSKLIEGYVGACDLERAVLVYDRLREQGLVPSLFCYHVLIDLLVRMRRTQLAFRVCLDMFETGINLSDGEMVTIDKVVRLLCGDGMVQEARNLLKKVMALGFEPSSSVINNIASGYCEKKDFEDLLSFFVALKRSPNVLAGNKIINGLCTNFGVERANLFRLELENLGFRPDEVTLGIMIGWSCREGNLRSAFIYLSEMLSTGLEPVIWSYNALIGAVFREGMWKHAQDILVEMVDRGMTPNLSTFRTLLAGYCKARQFDEVKMMVHKMVDHGLIELSLLDNPLSKAFMVLGLNPLSVRLKRDNDVGFSKTEFYDNLGNGLYLDANLNEYEKRVNEILKDSMTPDFNLLVMKESDHGNFKAALLLIDEMVRWGQELSLSVFSALVKGLSAPRSHIRACSRLIEKMPMLAKQLDDVVLNLLVRAYCKGGLTYKGRIFFDEMLLRDIPIENGTYTALLVGLCKRGNYQDFHYCWEIARNRKWLPGLQDCKSLVECLFHRRILKEALELLESMMLFHPHLRSEIYHMFLEKLSITGFTSIAHKLVDELIQQGCIFDDIAYNHLIRGLCKERNYRVAFTILETMLARNLVPCLDVSLILIPQLCRADKLDKAIALREIVLREQCAFTFSIHCALVKGFCMTGNVGEAANVVQDMLLKGLFPDAEIYNMLFQGYCQANSLRNVRELLGVLIRKFLSPSISSYQNLVRLMCMQGSFTSALSLKELMLGHSRYHSLIIYNILVFYLFSAGNSLLVDKVLNELQEKGLLLDEVTYNFLVYGFSECKDVSSCLLYLSTMISKGFRPSYRSLRAAVTCLCDLGEFSRALELSREMEVRNWVHGSFVQNVIVEGLLSLDKLQEAECFLAQMVDKGLIPDSINYDNLIKRFCFLGRLRKAVELLNIMLKKGNIPNSASYDSVIHGLCIKNQLNEALDFHAEMLDRDLKPSLKTWDMLIHKLCQLGQTAEAENLLISMVQLGETPTRLMYSSVINGYRVENNPRKASELMQMMQQSGYEPDFDTHWSLISNLHKSKDKYSSNSSQGFLSRLLSGSGLSYGTSSDSKVKMG is encoded by the coding sequence ATGAGCAGAAAAACCACCACAATTCTCTGCAATCACaggcttcaatttctcttctctcTCAACCCCGGAAAGTCCCATATCAAACAGGTTAGTTCTGTCTTCTCTGTTAAATCCCATTGCTTCAGCACTACTTCTCTCACGGACCCTTCACTATCATCAACTTCTACTGCTCACCAAACAAACAAAACCCACATAGATTTATCTCCTATAAATTGCAATGGTATCGCacaatttcttatatttaaatgTCCCCAGTTCTTTGATAAGGGCAAAAGCGAAAGAGAGAATTTTGCTAAGGTTGCTTCTCTCAAAGAACTTCTTGTGGATATTTCTGATCTAATACCCGATGTGACACGTCGCTTTAGGAGAATTTTGATATTGAAACCTGAAGATGTGCTTGAAATATTACTGGGTTTTCAATTGGAGTGTGAAAGAGTTGCAATTGAGGGTACAAAGGTTGAGTCTTTGTGGAGGCTTTTCAAATGGGCAAGTGACCAAGATAAGTGTTTTAAGCATCTTCCGAAGTCATATGAAGTTATGGCCTCGGTGCTTTTTCAGTATGGGATGCTTAGAGAGCTTCAGTTGCTGCTTTTGGCAATGGAGAGGCAAGGAATTTTGTTAGATAACAATGAAATCTTCTCTAAGTTGATTGAAGGGTATGTTGGTGCTTGTGATTTAGAAAGGGCGGTGCTGGTGTATGATCGACTTAGGGAGCAAGGTTTGGTGCCATCGCTGTTCTGTTATCATGTTCTTATTGATCTTTTGGTGAGAATGAGGAGAACCCAACTGGCATTTCGAGTTTGTTTGGATATGTTTGAAACTGGGATTAATCTGAGTGACGGGGAAATGGTTACGATTGATAAAGTCGTTAGATTACTTTGTGGGGATGGAATGGTTCAAGAAGCAAGGAATCTTTTGAAGAAGGTCATGGCTTTGGGGTTTGAGCCTAGCAGCTCGGTTATTAATAACATTGCTTCTGGTTATTGTGAGAAGAAGGATTTTGAAGATTTGCTTAGCTTTTTTGTTGCATTGAAACGTTCACCAAATGTACTGGCTGGCAATAAGATAATAAATGGTTTATGTACTAATTTTGGTGTAGAGAGAGCAAATTTATTCAggctagaattggagaatttaggTTTTAGGCCAGATGAGGTAACTCTTGGGATAATGATTGGTTGGAGCTGTCGTGAGGGGAATTTGAGGAGTGCCTTTATTTATTTGTCAGAAATGTTATCAACAGGCTTAGAGCCTGTTATATGGTCATATAATGCGCTTATTGGTGCAGTGTTTAGGGAGGGTATGTGGAAGCATGCTCAAGATATTCTTGTTGAAATGGTAGACAGGGGAATGACCCCAAATTTGTCAACTTTTAGAACCCTTTTGGCAGGATATTGCAAAGCAAGACAATTTGATGAAGTGAAGATGATGGTCCACAAGATGGTAGACCATGGTTTAATTGAACTCTCTTTGCTGGATAACCCACTCTCCAAGGCATTTATGGTTTTGGGGCTCAATCCATTATCTGTGAGGTTGAAAAGGGATAATGATGTTGGGTTTTCTAAGACAGAATTCTATGATAATCTAGGAAATGGACTGTATTTGGATGCTAACCTGAATGAGTATGAGAAAAGAGTAAATGAAATTCTTAAGGATTCCATGACACCGGATTTTAATTTGCTTGTAATGAAGGAAAGTGATCATGGAAATTTTAAAGCTGCATTGTTGTTGATAGATGAAATGGTTCGATGGGGTCAAGAACTATCTCTGTCTGTCTTCTCTGCATTAGTGAAGGGGCTTTCTGCACCCCGATCCCATATCAGGGCTTGCAGCCgtcttattgagaaaatgccaatGTTGGCTAAGCAACTAGATGATGTAGTTCTTAATTTGCTTGTCCGAGCATACTGTAAGGGTGGATTGACTTACAAAGGGAGGATATTTTTTGATGAAATGCTTCTGAGGGATATACCAATTGAAAATGGCACATACACTGCTTTATTGGTGGGACTATGTAAGAGAGGAAATTATCAGGATTTTCATTATTGCTGGGAGATTGCCCGAAATAGAAAATGGTTGCCTGGGTTACAGGATTGTAAATCTCTTGTTGAATGTCTATTCCATCGTAGGATACTGAAGGAAGCGTTGGAGCTTCTTGAAAGCATGATGCTATTTCATCCTCACTTGAGGTCTGAAATTTATCATATGTTCCTTGAAAAGCTTTCCATCACAGGCTTTACAAGCATTGCACACAAGTTGGTGGATGAACTGATACAGCAGGGTTGTATCTTTGATGATATTGCTTATAACCATCTTATAAGAGGGCTATGCAAGGAGAGAAACTATAGAGTGGCCTTCACGATATTAGAAACAATGTTGGCTAGGAACTTAGTTCCATGCTTGGATGTTTCTCTTATTTTGATTCCGCAGTTGTGTAGGGCTGATAAACTTGATAAAGCTATTGCTTTAAGGGAGATTGTTTTGAGAGAGCAATGTGCATTTACGTTTTCCATCCATTGTGCTTTAGTTAAAGGATTTTGTATGACAGGGAATGTTGGAGAAGCAGCCAATGTAGTCCAGGATATGTTGTTGAAGGGGCTATTTCCTGATGCTGAAATTTATAACATGCTATTTCAAGGGTATTGCCAAGCTAACAGCCTAAGGAACGTTAGGGAGCTACTTGGTGTTCTAATTAGAAAATTTTTAAGCCCCTCAATCTCAAGTTACCAGAATTTGGTGcgcttgatgtgtatgcaggGTAGTTTCACTTCTGCATTAAGCCTGAAGGAGCTAATGCTAGGACACAGTAGGTACCATAGTCTCATCATTTACAACATTCTGGTTTTCTATCTTTTTTCAGCTGGGAACAGCTTGCTCGTGGATAAAGTTCTAAATGAATTGCAGGAGAAGGGATTACTTCTTGATGAAGTTACTTATAATTTTCTTGTATATGGGTTTTCAGAGTGTAAAGATGTGTCTAGTTGTCTACTTTATCTGTCTACTATGATTTCAAAGGGATTTAGGCCAAGCTATCGCAGCTTAAGAGCAGCAGTAACCTGCCTGTGTGATCTTGGTGAATTTAGTAGAGCCTTGGAGTTGAGTCGAGAAATGGAAGTGAGAAATTGGGTTCATGGATCATTTGTTCAAAATGTAATTGTTGAAGGCCTTCTTTCTCTTGATAAGCTTCAAGAAGCTGAATGTTTTCTTGCCCAGATGGTAGATAAAGGTCTAATTCCTGATTCAATCAATTATGATAATCTAATTAAGCGGTTTTGTTTTTTGGGAAGACTGAGGAAGGCAGTTGAGCTTCTGAACATAATGTTGAAGAAAGGAAATATTCCTAATTCTGCCAGTTATGATTCTGTAATCCATGGTCTCTGCATAAAGAATCAACTGAATGAAGCATTGGATTTTCACGCTGAGATGTTGGATAGGGATCTTAAACCAAGTTTGAAGACATGGGACATGCTTATCCACAAACTTTGCCAACTTGGACAAACTGCAGAAGCAGAAAACCTCCTCATTTCTATGGTTCAGTTGGGTGAAACTCCAACGAGACTAATGTACTCGTCTGTAATCAATGGGTATCGTGTTGAAAACAATCCGCGGAAGGCATCTGAGCTCATGCAAATGATGCAACAGAGTGGTTATGAGCCAGATTTTGACACTCACTGGTCTCTCATAAGCAATTTACATAAGTCCAAAGACAAGTATAGTAGTAACAGCAGTCAAGGTTTCCTGTCGAGACTTCTTTCTGGAAGTGGACTTTCTTATGGAACTAGTAGTGACTCCAAGGTCAAGATGGGGTAA